From the genome of Pseudoliparis swirei isolate HS2019 ecotype Mariana Trench chromosome 10, NWPU_hadal_v1, whole genome shotgun sequence, one region includes:
- the LOC130200727 gene encoding oocyte zinc finger protein XlCOF22-like, which produces MSSVENMRNFVHERLTAAAEEIFGVFEKTIFEYQEEVDRQRRLLDIVWKPEIKLRRTELPEQHVCKDEEEEEVLSEQQLCIQERSSSLDQEDPAPPQTKKEQEELCTSPQGKQLELKQEKETFMLTPTHEETDHSEPEPTTDHQLVAESPDRKGSEHEDSESTRNPEPEPKKIDPKNRSHCDDENLLKIPNDTQIGKALFQCDTCGKTFKCRSGLSTHLRTHTELPEQHVCKDEEEEEVLSEQQLCIQERSSSLDQEDPAPPQTKKEQEELCTSPEGKQLELKQEKETFMLTPTHEETDHSEPEPTTDHQLVAESPDRKGSEHEDSESTRNPEPEPKKIDPKNRSHCDDENLFKIPNDTQIGKALFQCDTCGKTFKCRSALSTHLRTHTGEKPFSCKTCGKSFGLSASLRVHMRTHTGEKPFSCKTCSRSFGKSSHLTVHMRTHTGEKPFSCKTCGKDFQYSYHLKSHMRTHTGEKPFSCKTCSRNFGKSSNLTVHMRTHTGEKPFSCKTCEKDFRRNSALLVHMRRAHSGEKP; this is translated from the exons ATGTCGTCAGTTGAGAACATGAGAAACTTTGTCCACGAGCGGCTGACTGCGGCTGCGGAAGAAATATTCGGAGTTTTTGAAAAAACTATCTTCGAGTACCAGGAAGAGGTCGACCGTCAGCGCAGACTGCTGGACATCGTTTGGAAACCTGAAATAAAGCTACGCAGAACAG agcTCCCAGAGCAACATGTCTgtaaggatgaggaggaagaagaggttctctctgagcagcagctctgtattcaggagaggagctccagtctggaccaagaggacccagcGCCTCCACAGACCAAAAAGGAACAAGAGGAACTCTGCACCAGTCCGCAGGGAAAGCAGCTTGAGCtgaagcaggagaaggagaccttcatgttgactcctACTCATGAGGAAACGGACCACAGTGAGCCAGAACCCACAACTGACCACCAGCTCGTAGCTGAGAGCCCAGATCGTAAAGGAAGTGAGCATGAAGACTCTGAATCAACCAGAAATCCAGAGCCAGAACCAAAGAAAATAGATCCCAAAAATAGAAGTCACTGTGACGATGAGAACTTGTTAAAGATTCCCAATGATACTCAAATCGGGAAAGCACTTTTCCAATGTGATACTTGTGGAAAAACATTCAAGTGCAGGTCAGGTTTGTCTACACACCTGAGAacccacacag agcTCCCAGAGCAACATGTCTgtaaggatgaggaggaagaagaggttctctctgagcagcagctctgtattcaggagaggagctccagtctggaccaagaggacccagcGCCTCCACAGACCAAAAAGGAACAAGAGGAACTCTGCACCAGTCCGGAGGGAAAGCAGCTTGAGCtgaagcaggagaaggagaccttcatgttgactcctACTCATGAGGAAACGGACCACAGTGAGCCAGAACCCACAACTGACCACCAGCTCGTAGCTGAGAGCCCAGATCGTAAAGGAAGTGAGCATGAAGACTCTGAATCAACCAGAAATCCAGAGCCAGAACCAAAGAAAATAGATCCCAAAAATAGAAGTCACTGTGACGATGAGAACTTGTTCAAGATTCCCAATGATACTCAAATCGGGAAAGCACTTTTCCAATGTGATACTTGTGGAAAAACATTCAAGTGCAGGTCAGCTTTGTCTACAcacctgagaacacacacaggtgagaagccattttcttgcaaaacatgtggaaAGAGTTTTGGACTTAGTGCTAGCTTGAGGgtccacatgagaacacacacaggtgagaagccattttcttgcaaaacatgttcgaggagttttgGAAAAAGTAGTCATTTGACGgtccacatgagaacacacacaggtgagaagccattttcttgcaaaacatgtggaaAGGATTTTCAATATAGTTATCACTTGAAAagccacatgagaacacacacaggtgagaagccattttcttgcaaaacatgttcGAGGAATTTTGGAAAAAGTAGTAATTTGACGgtccacatgagaacacacacaggtgagaagccattttcttgcaaaacatgtgaAAAAGATTTCCGACGTAATTCAGCCTTGTTGGTTCACATGAGAAGAGCCCACTCTGGGGAGAAGCCGTGA